A window from Carassius gibelio isolate Cgi1373 ecotype wild population from Czech Republic chromosome B3, carGib1.2-hapl.c, whole genome shotgun sequence encodes these proteins:
- the si:dkey-282h22.5 gene encoding uncharacterized protein si:dkey-282h22.5 — protein sequence MKMRMRSALNLLSLVCLCVAQKKWTQDTSEWDHRDKPNSRSCSNLTQVLDNWKYAIMYQVKDMLVNDHASILPEYVRIQPLSDAVGDLYKQFNTLKENLAKLTNKFDKIESFVDEIQAGKFPRPKLWVPPRLPVRRIPHQMTVRSPAKVPGKSVWAQRRARRGPGT from the exons atgaagatgaggatgaggagCGCTCTGAACCTGCTGTCTCTGGTCTGTCTGTGTGTGGCACAAAAGAAGTGGACCCAGGACACGTCCGAGTGGGACCACCGAG ATAAACCAAACAGCAGGAGCTGCTCAAACTTGACACAGGTGCTGGACAACTGGAAATATGCCATCATGTACCAGGTGAAGGACATGCTGGTCAACGATCACGCGTCCATCTTACCAGAATACGTCAG GATCCAGCCCCTCTCAGATGCTGTAGGAGACCTTTATAAGCAGTTCAACACTCTGAAGGAGAACCTGGCGAAGCTGACCAACAAGTTTGACAAGATAGAAAGCTTTGTGGACGAGATCCAAGCAGGGAAATTTCCCAGGCCAAAGCTCTGGGTGCCACCAAGACTCCCAGTCAGGAGAATCCCACATCAGATGACAGTGAGAAGTCCTGCAAAAGTCCCAGGTAAATCAGTGTGGGCTCAGAGGAGAGCCAGAAGAGGTCCTGGGACTTAA